From the genome of Malus sylvestris chromosome 6, drMalSylv7.2, whole genome shotgun sequence, one region includes:
- the LOC126625342 gene encoding uncharacterized protein LOC126625342 isoform X2, which translates to MQALLKLQHHQYTAVELSALLENIEFERDKYVKECKEARVQIYKLESKVTEMADQLTETLKVREQLMHVFSELKATQAELLSMETKLAYARDSELKALSQAELMETAFVMEKERAEELLKHVSELSEAMVMSKVAASEGEKEKLAILSAKDAEFEVAIQAALLAQEQLEDSNKQMAKMEELEDQLLAKSSFIEMLQLEIKQVNENLSFSEMASSDAMNDLKQLEKELEEKERKISDQEGFIKALEMELNQLKLELIDANQVANSLKRDVEVLTEDLQKAIIELGEMAERENNALVEIAMLESELHRGRSKIAAAEATEARAENVKSGLYLAIQQLAIEAETAKNENRMLKQGADSVDEETDEQSPLVDFVEVSEIGEQKEEAEERKDENDYQVTISLKEYESLVKKAEQADQIPLSLAEGFSRQFSFSAAEDKSESLKKELEAAMEKVTQFRNRAEQATTRADLAERAKERLEDQIRIRREVKQKRKAALAALREVSLPKQFSPPEYESPDEFKPPAHESGEEFMPHASEETHKKRLQLREVLKMKF; encoded by the coding sequence ATGCAAGCCCTTCTCAAGCTGCAACACCACCAGTACACAGCAGTTGAACTCTCCGCTCTCCTTGAAAACATCGAGTTTGAGAGAGATAAGTACGTTAAGGAATGTAAAGAGGCTCGGGTACAGATATACAAACTCGAATCCAAGGTAACGGAGATGGCAGATCAGTTGACGGAGACTCTGAAGGTGAGAGAGCAGCTCATGCATGTTTTTAGTGAGTTGAAGGCTACACAAGCAGAGCTGCTTAGCATGGAAACAAAACTCGCGTACGCTAGAGATTCGGAGCTAAAAGCTCTATCGCAAGCAGAGCTGATGGAAACAGCTTTCGTGATGGAAAAAGAGAGGGCAGAAGAGCTTCTTAAACATGTCTCGGAGTTAAGTGAAGCCATGGTTATGTCAAAGGTTGCTGCTAGtgaaggagagaaagagaagttGGCAATCTTATCTGCGAAAGATGCTGAGTTTGAGGTGGCTATACAGGCTGCTCTTCTAGCGCAGGAGCAGCTTGAAgattcaaacaaacaaatggcaAAGATGGAGGAGTTGGAGGATCAGCTCCTAGCCAAGTCTTCGTTCATTGAGATGCTTCAGTTGGAGATTAAACAGGTGAATGAAAACCTTAGTTTCTCTGAGATGGCGTCTTCTGATGCGATGAATGACTTGAAGCAGCTGGAAAAGGAGTTAgaagagaaggaaagaaagatCTCGGATCAGGAAGGTTTCATCAAGGCCCTAGAAATGGAActgaatcaattaaaattggagcTTATTGATGCAAATCAAGTGGCCAACAGCCTGAAGCGCGACGTTGAAGTTCTTACTGAGGATTTACAGAAAGCTATTATAGAGCTTGGTGAGATGGCAGAAAGGGAAAACAATGCTCTGGTTGAGATAGCAATGCTGGAATCTGAGCTTCATAGAGGGAGGTCAAAAATTGCAGCAGCAGAGGCAACTGAAGCAAGAGCTGAAAATGTGAAATCGGGGTTGTACCTCGCGATTCAGCAACTAGCAATAGAAGCTGAAACTGCCAAGAACGAAAACAGAATGTTAAAGCAAGGAGCAGATAGCGTAGACGAAGAAACGGACGAACAATCTCCCCTTGTTGATTTTGTTGAGGTTTCCGAAATTGGTGAACAGAAGGAAGAAGCTGAAGAGCGAAAGGATGAGAATGATTACCAAGTAACAATTTCGTTGAAGGAGTACGAGTCCTTGGTTAAGAAGGCTGAGCAGGCTGATCAAATTCCTTTGTCATTGGCGGAAGGCTTTAGCCGTCAGTTCAGCTTCAGCGCCGCGGAAGACAAGTCAGAAAGTTTGAAGAAGGAGTTGGAAGCTGCAATGGAAAAGGTTACGCAATTCAGGAACCGGGCTGAGCAGGCTACTACTAGGGCTGATCTCGCTGAGAGAGCGAAGGAAAGACTAGAGGACCAGATAAGGATTCGGCGGGAGGTgaagcaaaagagaaaagctGCTCTTGCCGCTCTTAGGGAGGTATCTCTTCCTAAACAATTTAGCCCTCCCGAGTACGAATCTCCAGATGAATTTAAGCCTCCTGCACATGAATCTGGAGAAGAATTTATGCCTCACGCATCAgaagaaacacacaaaaaacGTCTGCAATTGCGTGAGGTACTTAAAATGAAATTCTAG
- the LOC126625342 gene encoding WEB family protein At1g12150-like isoform X1: protein MGEIDTKPIESVRAALSLFEEKTDHRKTRVSSTDKDSEKERELEGVLKDLANYKVQLEAKDAAYMQALLKLQHHQYTAVELSALLENIEFERDKYVKECKEARVQIYKLESKVTEMADQLTETLKVREQLMHVFSELKATQAELLSMETKLAYARDSELKALSQAELMETAFVMEKERAEELLKHVSELSEAMVMSKVAASEGEKEKLAILSAKDAEFEVAIQAALLAQEQLEDSNKQMAKMEELEDQLLAKSSFIEMLQLEIKQVNENLSFSEMASSDAMNDLKQLEKELEEKERKISDQEGFIKALEMELNQLKLELIDANQVANSLKRDVEVLTEDLQKAIIELGEMAERENNALVEIAMLESELHRGRSKIAAAEATEARAENVKSGLYLAIQQLAIEAETAKNENRMLKQGADSVDEETDEQSPLVDFVEVSEIGEQKEEAEERKDENDYQVTISLKEYESLVKKAEQADQIPLSLAEGFSRQFSFSAAEDKSESLKKELEAAMEKVTQFRNRAEQATTRADLAERAKERLEDQIRIRREVKQKRKAALAALREVSLPKQFSPPEYESPDEFKPPAHESGEEFMPHASEETHKKRLQLREVLKMKF from the exons ATGGGAGAGATTGATACCAAACCAATTGAATCAGTCCGGGCTGCTTTGTCCTTGTTTGAAGAGAAGACCGATCACCGGAAAACCCGGGTTTCCAGCACAGAT AAGGATagtgagaaagagagggagCTTGAAGGTGTGTTGAAGGATTTGGCCAATTACAAGGTGCAGCTGGAAGCAAAAGATGCTGCCTACATGCAAGCCCTTCTCAAGCTGCAACACCACCAGTACACAGCAGTTGAACTCTCCGCTCTCCTTGAAAACATCGAGTTTGAGAGAGATAAGTACGTTAAGGAATGTAAAGAGGCTCGGGTACAGATATACAAACTCGAATCCAAGGTAACGGAGATGGCAGATCAGTTGACGGAGACTCTGAAGGTGAGAGAGCAGCTCATGCATGTTTTTAGTGAGTTGAAGGCTACACAAGCAGAGCTGCTTAGCATGGAAACAAAACTCGCGTACGCTAGAGATTCGGAGCTAAAAGCTCTATCGCAAGCAGAGCTGATGGAAACAGCTTTCGTGATGGAAAAAGAGAGGGCAGAAGAGCTTCTTAAACATGTCTCGGAGTTAAGTGAAGCCATGGTTATGTCAAAGGTTGCTGCTAGtgaaggagagaaagagaagttGGCAATCTTATCTGCGAAAGATGCTGAGTTTGAGGTGGCTATACAGGCTGCTCTTCTAGCGCAGGAGCAGCTTGAAgattcaaacaaacaaatggcaAAGATGGAGGAGTTGGAGGATCAGCTCCTAGCCAAGTCTTCGTTCATTGAGATGCTTCAGTTGGAGATTAAACAGGTGAATGAAAACCTTAGTTTCTCTGAGATGGCGTCTTCTGATGCGATGAATGACTTGAAGCAGCTGGAAAAGGAGTTAgaagagaaggaaagaaagatCTCGGATCAGGAAGGTTTCATCAAGGCCCTAGAAATGGAActgaatcaattaaaattggagcTTATTGATGCAAATCAAGTGGCCAACAGCCTGAAGCGCGACGTTGAAGTTCTTACTGAGGATTTACAGAAAGCTATTATAGAGCTTGGTGAGATGGCAGAAAGGGAAAACAATGCTCTGGTTGAGATAGCAATGCTGGAATCTGAGCTTCATAGAGGGAGGTCAAAAATTGCAGCAGCAGAGGCAACTGAAGCAAGAGCTGAAAATGTGAAATCGGGGTTGTACCTCGCGATTCAGCAACTAGCAATAGAAGCTGAAACTGCCAAGAACGAAAACAGAATGTTAAAGCAAGGAGCAGATAGCGTAGACGAAGAAACGGACGAACAATCTCCCCTTGTTGATTTTGTTGAGGTTTCCGAAATTGGTGAACAGAAGGAAGAAGCTGAAGAGCGAAAGGATGAGAATGATTACCAAGTAACAATTTCGTTGAAGGAGTACGAGTCCTTGGTTAAGAAGGCTGAGCAGGCTGATCAAATTCCTTTGTCATTGGCGGAAGGCTTTAGCCGTCAGTTCAGCTTCAGCGCCGCGGAAGACAAGTCAGAAAGTTTGAAGAAGGAGTTGGAAGCTGCAATGGAAAAGGTTACGCAATTCAGGAACCGGGCTGAGCAGGCTACTACTAGGGCTGATCTCGCTGAGAGAGCGAAGGAAAGACTAGAGGACCAGATAAGGATTCGGCGGGAGGTgaagcaaaagagaaaagctGCTCTTGCCGCTCTTAGGGAGGTATCTCTTCCTAAACAATTTAGCCCTCCCGAGTACGAATCTCCAGATGAATTTAAGCCTCCTGCACATGAATCTGGAGAAGAATTTATGCCTCACGCATCAgaagaaacacacaaaaaacGTCTGCAATTGCGTGAGGTACTTAAAATGAAATTCTAG